A genomic window from Streptomyces sp. 846.5 includes:
- a CDS encoding FadR/GntR family transcriptional regulator, with protein MALTSPRREPLADQVIAQLRIQITSGEWPVGSRIPTEVELVEQLGVARNTVREAVRALAHNGLLDIRQGSGTYVLATSELAGVMHRRFADAEQEQVAELRATLESSAARLAAGRRTERDLELLDLASERREEAWRGGDAESFVQADAAFHQAVVAASHNEVLAALYADLGEVLRTHLRNDVGPVLAAERYVPHGDIVEAIRLRDGARAAERAAWVVGRCSVDEGT; from the coding sequence ATGGCACTGACCTCGCCCCGGCGTGAGCCGCTGGCCGACCAGGTGATCGCGCAGCTGCGGATCCAGATCACCTCGGGCGAGTGGCCGGTGGGCTCCCGCATCCCCACCGAAGTCGAGCTGGTCGAACAGCTGGGCGTGGCCCGCAACACGGTCCGCGAGGCGGTGCGGGCGCTGGCGCACAACGGGCTGCTGGACATCCGGCAGGGCTCGGGGACCTATGTGCTGGCGACGAGCGAGCTGGCCGGGGTGATGCACCGGCGGTTCGCGGACGCGGAGCAGGAGCAGGTCGCCGAGCTGCGGGCGACGCTGGAGTCCTCGGCGGCACGGCTGGCCGCGGGGCGGCGGACCGAGCGGGACCTGGAGCTGCTGGATCTCGCCAGCGAGCGGCGGGAGGAGGCCTGGCGGGGCGGGGACGCCGAGTCCTTCGTCCAGGCCGACGCGGCGTTCCACCAGGCGGTGGTGGCCGCCAGCCACAACGAGGTGCTGGCCGCGCTCTACGCGGACCTGGGCGAGGTGCTGCGGACGCACCTGCGGAACGACGTGGGGCCGGTGCTGGCCGCGGAGCGGTACGTCCCGCACGGTGACATCGTCGAGGCGATCAGGTTGCGGGACGGGGCAAGGGCGGCGGAGCGGGCGGCCTGGGTGGTGGGGCGGTGCAGCGTTGACGAGGGAACCTGA
- a CDS encoding SGM_5486 family transporter-associated protein, which produces MPVLEPNPTGGNKKLLQMFGLILAILVVIGVIASFATTMG; this is translated from the coding sequence ATGCCCGTTCTCGAACCCAATCCCACCGGCGGCAACAAGAAGCTGCTGCAGATGTTCGGCCTGATCCTCGCCATCCTCGTGGTGATCGGCGTCATCGCCTCCTTCGCCACCACAATGGGCTGA
- a CDS encoding histidine phosphatase family protein — protein MSVDSSRRIIVLRHAKADWPAVPDHERPLADRGRKDAPVAGRWLAGTGIIPDLALCSTSERTRETWKLFAHELPTRPRTVYEERLYEASPGRLIEVMQELVPEEVRTVLLVGHNPGVQGLTEVLTGGFEGDTLTRLRSSGFPTSAVAVLTLDTPWKAVEPGVAHLTTFWSPKD, from the coding sequence ATGAGCGTCGATTCGTCCCGCAGGATCATCGTCCTCCGGCACGCCAAGGCCGACTGGCCCGCCGTGCCCGACCACGAGCGGCCGCTGGCCGACCGCGGCCGCAAGGACGCACCCGTCGCCGGACGCTGGCTCGCCGGCACCGGCATCATCCCCGACCTGGCCCTGTGCTCCACCTCCGAGCGCACCAGGGAGACCTGGAAGCTGTTCGCCCACGAGCTTCCGACCCGGCCCAGAACGGTCTACGAGGAGCGCCTCTACGAGGCGAGCCCGGGCCGGCTGATCGAGGTCATGCAGGAACTGGTCCCCGAGGAGGTCCGGACCGTCCTGCTGGTCGGCCACAACCCGGGCGTGCAGGGCCTGACCGAGGTCCTCACCGGCGGCTTCGAGGGCGACACCCTGACCCGGCTGCGCAGCAGCGGGTTCCCGACCTCCGCCGTCGCCGTGCTCACCCTCGACACGCCCTGGAAGGCCGTCGAGCCCGGGGTGGCCCACCTCACCACCTTCTGGTCGCCCAAGGACTGA
- the serB gene encoding phosphoserine phosphatase SerB yields the protein MSAQSPAPEAAPAPRTLLVKVFGKDRPGITTGLFTTLAEYGVDVVDFEQVVTRGRIVLCALVTAPPQEGELRATVHQWADRQHLQAEVISGTGDNRPRGEGRSHVTVLGHPLSAAAVAALSARITDCGGNIDRVFRLAKYPVTAVELAVSGVPTERLRAELAAEAAVQRVDVAVVRSGLERRAKRLIVMDVDSTLIQDEVIELFAAHAGCEAEVAAVTAAAMAGELDFAESLRARVALLAGLDADVVAKVRSEVRLTPGARTLIRTLKRLGYQVAIVSGGFTQVTDDLVERLGLDFAAANTLEVVDGKFTGRVVGEIVDRAGKARMLIRFAEAAGVPLEQTVAIGDGANDLDMLNAAGLGVAFNAKPVVREAADTAVNVPFLDTVLYLLGISREEVEDADGPMAAH from the coding sequence ATGAGCGCTCAGTCCCCGGCCCCCGAGGCCGCTCCCGCACCCCGGACTCTGCTGGTCAAGGTGTTCGGCAAGGACCGCCCCGGTATCACCACCGGCCTCTTCACCACCCTCGCCGAGTACGGGGTCGACGTGGTCGACTTCGAGCAGGTGGTGACCCGGGGCCGGATAGTCCTCTGCGCCCTGGTGACGGCGCCGCCGCAGGAGGGCGAGCTGCGCGCCACCGTGCACCAGTGGGCCGACCGGCAGCATCTGCAGGCCGAGGTCATCTCCGGGACCGGCGACAACCGCCCGCGCGGCGAGGGCCGCTCGCATGTGACCGTCCTGGGCCACCCGCTGAGCGCCGCCGCGGTGGCGGCCCTCAGCGCCCGGATCACCGACTGCGGCGGCAACATCGACCGGGTGTTCCGACTGGCCAAGTACCCCGTCACCGCGGTGGAACTGGCCGTCTCCGGGGTGCCGACCGAGCGGCTGCGGGCCGAGCTCGCGGCCGAGGCCGCGGTGCAGCGGGTCGATGTCGCGGTGGTCCGCTCGGGCCTGGAGCGGCGGGCGAAGCGGCTGATCGTGATGGACGTCGACTCGACGCTGATCCAGGACGAGGTGATCGAGCTCTTCGCGGCGCACGCGGGCTGCGAGGCCGAGGTGGCGGCGGTGACCGCCGCGGCCATGGCCGGCGAGCTGGACTTCGCCGAGTCGCTGCGGGCCCGGGTGGCGCTGCTGGCGGGTCTGGACGCGGACGTGGTCGCCAAGGTCCGGTCCGAGGTCCGGCTGACGCCGGGAGCCAGGACCCTGATCCGCACCCTGAAGCGGCTCGGCTACCAGGTCGCCATCGTCTCCGGCGGCTTCACCCAGGTCACCGACGACCTGGTGGAGCGGCTCGGCCTGGACTTCGCCGCCGCCAACACCCTGGAGGTGGTGGACGGGAAGTTCACCGGCCGGGTGGTCGGCGAGATCGTGGACCGGGCCGGCAAGGCCCGGATGCTGATCCGTTTCGCGGAGGCCGCCGGCGTCCCGCTGGAGCAGACCGTCGCGATCGGCGACGGCGCCAACGACCTGGACATGCTCAACGCGGCCGGCCTGGGCGTCGCCTTCAACGCCAAGCCGGTGGTCCGCGAGGCCGCCGACACCGCGGTCAACGTCCCGTTCCTGGACACCGTGCTCTACCTGCTGGGCATCTCCCGGGAAGAGGTCGAGGACGCGGACGGGCCGATGGCGGCGCACTGA
- a CDS encoding FHA domain-containing protein, whose translation MPQLVLELNGQRRTLEPGRSYSIGRDPQSDVAVDDARVSWRHATIAYHGNGWVMEDLGSTNGTFANGQRANQVQLGQGTVVTLGNAESGPRLNFAGLPSPVAPVGGDAWHDQGTARFNPGAQNAAQAGYVQQPPQQAQQTPQWEQQYGGGAAVPPQQGGGYAQQPSQPAPEPVYGSRNPTMVRNLAGGLRTIRIGRGLDNELVVSDLSVSRHHAELRQLQDGRYEIVDLESHNGTYLNGQPISRQLLGPTDIVGVGHSTFRLVGDQLEEFVDTGEVSFSARHLVVKVQHKGAEKILLNDVSFGVPEKSLVAVIGPSGSGKSTLLRALTGYRPADNGDVLYDGRNLYKQFAELRQRIGLVPQDDILHSQLTVRTALKYAAELRFPGDTEASERERRVDEVLTELHLEKRADNRITALSGGQRKRVSVALELLTKPSLIFLDEPTSGLDPGMDRDVMKMLRGLADEGRTVLVVTHSVAELALCDRLLVMAPGGSVAYFGPPKEALHFFGYETWADVFQAFENYPDHDWAGRFRGSVHYQMYSADVEAVQAQSVQIQHEQSKPPKQQSWGSQLSTLIRRYATVIGADKGFVGLLIALPLIMGAMSLALGTSAGLVGTGDPQKPNSDAGTLLLVIAVGVVLTGAANSVRELIKERVIYERERAVGLSRSAYMMSKVIVLGLITALQSIVLSVIGILPNKLPKSGLVISSSPLPEMVLVFTLLGIVSMMLGLVVSAVVKTAEKTMPLLVLLAILQVVFCGVLVKLTQPGVAQLVWLVPSRWAVAAVASTIDLAHIGDPAHADDPLWKHTLAQWSIDTGALVLLGVVCAVLVVRLLRRHEPEVMRQR comes from the coding sequence GTGCCGCAGCTGGTACTTGAACTCAACGGACAACGCAGAACACTGGAACCCGGCCGGAGCTACTCGATCGGGCGCGATCCGCAGTCCGATGTGGCGGTGGACGACGCCAGGGTCTCCTGGCGCCACGCCACCATCGCGTACCACGGCAACGGCTGGGTCATGGAGGACCTGGGCAGCACCAACGGCACCTTCGCCAACGGCCAGCGGGCCAATCAGGTCCAGCTGGGCCAGGGGACTGTGGTGACGCTGGGCAACGCCGAGAGCGGTCCGCGGCTGAACTTCGCGGGCCTGCCCAGTCCGGTCGCTCCGGTCGGCGGCGACGCCTGGCACGACCAGGGCACCGCCCGCTTCAACCCCGGGGCCCAGAACGCGGCCCAGGCCGGCTACGTCCAGCAGCCGCCGCAGCAGGCCCAGCAGACCCCGCAGTGGGAGCAGCAGTACGGCGGCGGCGCGGCGGTGCCCCCGCAGCAGGGCGGCGGCTACGCCCAGCAGCCCTCGCAGCCCGCCCCCGAGCCGGTCTACGGCTCGCGCAACCCCACCATGGTCCGCAACCTGGCCGGCGGCCTGCGCACCATCAGGATCGGCCGCGGGCTGGACAACGAGCTGGTGGTCTCCGACCTCTCGGTCTCCCGACACCACGCCGAACTGCGCCAGCTGCAGGACGGCCGCTACGAGATCGTCGACCTCGAGAGCCACAACGGCACCTACCTCAACGGCCAGCCGATCTCCCGTCAGCTGCTCGGCCCCACCGACATCGTCGGCGTCGGCCACTCGACCTTCCGGCTGGTCGGGGACCAGCTGGAGGAGTTCGTCGACACCGGTGAGGTCTCCTTCTCGGCCCGCCACCTGGTGGTCAAGGTCCAGCACAAGGGCGCCGAGAAGATCCTGCTGAACGACGTCAGCTTCGGGGTCCCGGAGAAGTCGCTGGTCGCGGTCATCGGCCCGTCCGGTTCCGGCAAGTCCACGCTGCTGCGGGCGCTCACCGGCTACCGCCCCGCCGACAACGGCGACGTTCTGTACGACGGCCGCAACCTCTACAAGCAGTTCGCCGAGCTGCGCCAGCGCATCGGCCTGGTGCCGCAGGACGACATCCTGCACTCCCAGCTGACGGTCCGTACGGCCCTGAAGTACGCGGCCGAACTGCGGTTCCCCGGCGACACCGAGGCCTCCGAGCGCGAGCGCCGGGTGGACGAGGTGCTCACCGAGCTGCACCTGGAGAAGCGCGCCGACAACCGGATCACCGCGCTCTCCGGCGGCCAGCGCAAGCGCGTCTCGGTCGCCCTGGAGCTGCTCACCAAGCCGTCGCTGATCTTCCTGGACGAGCCCACCTCGGGCCTGGACCCGGGCATGGACCGCGACGTCATGAAGATGCTGCGCGGCCTGGCCGACGAGGGCCGCACGGTCCTGGTGGTGACCCACTCGGTGGCCGAACTCGCGCTCTGCGACCGGCTGCTGGTGATGGCGCCGGGCGGCTCGGTGGCCTACTTCGGGCCGCCGAAGGAGGCGCTGCACTTCTTCGGGTACGAGACCTGGGCCGACGTGTTCCAGGCCTTCGAGAACTACCCGGACCACGACTGGGCCGGACGCTTCCGCGGCTCGGTGCACTACCAGATGTACTCGGCCGACGTCGAAGCCGTGCAGGCCCAGTCCGTGCAGATACAGCACGAGCAGTCCAAGCCGCCGAAGCAGCAGAGCTGGGGCTCCCAGCTGTCCACGCTGATCCGCCGCTACGCCACGGTCATCGGCGCGGACAAGGGCTTCGTCGGCCTGCTGATCGCGCTACCGCTGATCATGGGCGCGATGAGCCTGGCCCTGGGCACCTCGGCCGGTCTGGTGGGCACAGGTGATCCGCAGAAGCCCAACTCGGACGCCGGCACCCTGCTGCTGGTGATCGCCGTGGGCGTGGTCCTCACCGGGGCGGCCAACTCGGTCCGAGAACTGATCAAAGAACGGGTCATCTACGAGCGCGAACGCGCGGTCGGCCTGTCCCGCTCGGCGTACATGATGTCCAAGGTGATCGTGCTGGGCCTGATCACCGCGCTGCAGTCGATCGTGCTCTCGGTGATCGGCATTCTGCCGAACAAGCTGCCGAAGAGCGGCCTGGTGATCTCGTCCTCGCCGCTGCCCGAGATGGTGCTCGTCTTCACCCTGCTCGGCATCGTCTCGATGATGCTCGGCCTGGTGGTGTCCGCCGTGGTCAAGACCGCTGAGAAGACCATGCCGTTGCTGGTGCTGCTGGCCATCCTCCAGGTGGTCTTCTGCGGCGTGCTGGTCAAGCTGACCCAGCCCGGCGTGGCCCAGCTGGTCTGGTTGGTGCCTTCACGCTGGGCGGTCGCCGCGGTGGCGTCCACCATCGACCTGGCCCACATCGGGGACCCGGCGCATGCCGACGATCCGCTGTGGAAGCACACGCTGGCCCAGTGGTCCATTGACACCGGCGCTCTGGTGCTGCTCGGGGTGGTCTGCGCGGTTCTGGTGGTCCGGCTGCTCCGTCGGCACGAGCCCGAGGTCATGCGGCAACGCTGA
- a CDS encoding streptophobe family protein → MAGTAGPGGGLRDGALYAAVSGAVAVSWAFAAMAAATALGIHLLGLDTYASLGALTAALVAMAVGGRISPSGDVSFFGIDAAGAQGAIGIIPLGITLVGAVVLGRLFVRPLRRHQVLQPGLLLARAAGAVVAFMVLLAIGAWSGNGTVAIKLNSLPGSGSGSGSGSGDPLGGLGGLIGNNSSGTGSGSGSGSGGTGGLLGGIGSLLGGGTNPTVGFKVNMAPTLALGLLWVLVVLALALLASRRCPLPAGWESLHRTVRPVASAVVTMLVGTVLVGALSGIVVGLMGNGGAKTVGAALLATPNGVFLAVVLGMAVPLTGKASGPLAQFLPSPVNQLLKGGTGQSITLTRLTQLDGRVWLLPVAVALMLLAIGVVAAVRTPRPVLPQSGAREAAGAALRLGVAMAVVTPVLLVLADVSVNANLSVFGFNAVGAGLSISGNLLMGMVLGLAEGVVFGFLGALLVGRFASAKRVAMTPSAPGGIPVTPDRTAEYPAGYPSPYPSEYPSEYRDQPTRQEPRPYQQPQQPYLPPGAPPPAPAPDNPYATPPAAPPAPPPVGPPPGGYNPYSGGPAQAPPPPTAPPGR, encoded by the coding sequence ATGGCGGGCACGGCAGGGCCGGGCGGCGGACTGCGCGACGGCGCGCTGTACGCGGCGGTATCCGGGGCGGTGGCCGTGAGTTGGGCCTTCGCCGCGATGGCGGCCGCGACCGCGCTGGGGATCCACCTGCTCGGCCTGGACACCTATGCCTCGCTGGGAGCGCTCACCGCGGCCCTGGTCGCGATGGCGGTCGGCGGCAGGATCAGCCCCTCGGGTGACGTCTCGTTCTTCGGCATCGACGCGGCCGGCGCCCAGGGCGCCATCGGGATCATCCCGCTGGGAATCACCCTGGTGGGTGCAGTGGTGCTGGGTCGGCTGTTCGTCAGACCGCTGCGGCGCCATCAGGTGCTGCAACCCGGGCTGCTGCTGGCCAGGGCCGCCGGGGCGGTCGTCGCCTTCATGGTGCTGCTGGCGATCGGGGCCTGGTCCGGGAACGGCACCGTGGCCATCAAGCTCAACTCGCTGCCGGGCAGCGGGAGCGGCTCGGGCTCCGGGAGCGGTGATCCGCTCGGCGGGCTCGGCGGGCTGATCGGCAACAACAGCTCCGGAACCGGGTCCGGTTCGGGTTCGGGATCGGGCGGGACCGGCGGCCTGCTGGGGGGTATCGGGAGCCTCCTCGGCGGCGGCACCAACCCGACCGTGGGCTTCAAGGTCAACATGGCGCCGACGCTCGCGCTCGGCCTGCTGTGGGTGCTGGTGGTGCTGGCGCTCGCGCTGCTCGCCTCCAGGCGCTGCCCGCTGCCGGCCGGCTGGGAGTCACTGCACCGCACCGTCCGCCCGGTCGCCTCGGCCGTGGTGACGATGCTGGTCGGGACCGTACTGGTGGGTGCGCTGTCCGGGATCGTGGTCGGGCTGATGGGCAACGGCGGGGCGAAGACGGTGGGCGCCGCGCTGCTGGCCACGCCCAACGGGGTGTTCCTCGCCGTGGTGCTCGGCATGGCCGTCCCGTTGACCGGCAAGGCCAGCGGCCCGCTGGCGCAGTTCCTGCCCTCCCCGGTGAACCAGCTGCTCAAGGGCGGCACCGGACAGAGCATCACCCTGACCAGGTTGACGCAGCTGGACGGTCGGGTGTGGCTGCTGCCGGTGGCCGTGGCGCTGATGCTGCTGGCCATCGGCGTGGTGGCGGCGGTGCGGACCCCGCGTCCGGTGCTGCCGCAGAGCGGGGCGCGCGAGGCGGCCGGAGCCGCGCTGCGGCTGGGGGTGGCCATGGCCGTGGTCACCCCGGTGCTGCTGGTGCTGGCGGACGTGTCGGTGAACGCCAACCTGTCGGTGTTCGGCTTCAACGCGGTCGGCGCCGGACTGAGCATCAGCGGGAACCTGCTGATGGGGATGGTGCTGGGACTGGCGGAAGGGGTGGTGTTCGGCTTCCTCGGGGCACTGCTGGTGGGCCGGTTCGCCTCCGCGAAGCGGGTGGCCATGACCCCGTCGGCGCCGGGCGGCATCCCGGTCACCCCGGACCGCACGGCGGAGTACCCGGCCGGCTACCCCTCGCCGTACCCGTCCGAGTACCCGTCCGAATACCGGGACCAGCCGACACGCCAGGAACCGCGCCCCTACCAGCAGCCGCAGCAGCCCTATCTGCCGCCGGGCGCGCCGCCGCCGGCCCCCGCGCCCGACAACCCGTACGCCACTCCCCCGGCCGCCCCGCCGGCTCCGCCGCCGGTGGGGCCCCCGCCTGGCGGCTACAACCCGTACTCGGGCGGTCCCGCACAGGCACCGCCCCCGCCCACGGCCCCACCTGGGAGGTAG